From Cecembia calidifontis, one genomic window encodes:
- a CDS encoding ABC transporter ATP-binding protein, translating into MSILTLQNVNKKYNQAMEFAIKDVSFDVKEGEILALVGESGSGKTTLLRLIAGLEHPDSGIISLSGQKIVEGKKSVPAHERQVGMVFQDYALFPHLTILENVKFGLKGSKEEVNRIAKETLNLVGLKEDFNKYPHQLSGGQQQRVALARAIAPNPKILLMDEPFSNLDAMLKDQVREEIRQIIKKTGITAIFVTHDTKDALSTADRIAILHKGYLQQIDIPKVLYENPVNPYVANFFGKRNEIMAIPTEEGYHTSFGFITDPEAKKYKGKVKLLFRPEHGEVVQRDGQQLTGKIVKISYFGSHQMVKLADDEGKRVTIRTNPGRSFEGMDRACFYLWKYDVEEAF; encoded by the coding sequence ATGAGCATTTTAACACTCCAAAACGTCAACAAGAAATACAACCAGGCTATGGAATTTGCCATCAAGGATGTATCCTTTGATGTCAAAGAAGGTGAAATATTGGCTTTGGTTGGAGAAAGTGGCTCTGGCAAAACCACCCTGCTCAGGTTGATTGCTGGCTTAGAGCATCCCGATTCAGGGATCATTTCCCTTTCAGGACAAAAAATCGTGGAAGGGAAAAAATCCGTTCCTGCCCATGAGAGACAGGTGGGGATGGTATTCCAGGATTATGCGCTGTTTCCTCATTTGACCATTTTGGAAAATGTGAAGTTTGGACTGAAAGGGTCCAAAGAAGAGGTCAACCGCATCGCAAAAGAAACCCTGAACTTGGTCGGTCTTAAAGAAGATTTCAATAAATATCCGCATCAGTTATCCGGAGGACAGCAACAGCGGGTCGCCTTGGCAAGGGCCATAGCCCCCAATCCGAAAATCCTGTTGATGGACGAGCCCTTCAGTAACCTGGATGCCATGCTGAAAGATCAAGTAAGGGAAGAAATCAGGCAGATCATCAAGAAAACAGGCATCACCGCCATCTTTGTAACCCATGATACCAAAGATGCCTTATCCACTGCTGACCGGATTGCCATTTTGCACAAAGGATACCTGCAGCAGATCGATATCCCAAAAGTGCTCTATGAAAATCCCGTAAATCCTTATGTCGCCAACTTTTTTGGTAAAAGAAATGAAATAATGGCCATTCCGACTGAGGAGGGTTATCACACTTCTTTTGGTTTTATCACTGATCCGGAGGCGAAAAAATATAAAGGAAAAGTTAAACTCCTTTTTAGACCCGAACACGGGGAAGTTGTACAGAGAGACGGGCAACAATTGACCGGTAAAATTGTAAAAATCTCCTATTTCGGCAGTCACCAAATGGTCAAATTGGCGGACGATGAAGGAAAAAGAGTTACCATACGGACCAATCCGGGCAGATCTTTTGAAGGGATGGACAGGGCATGTTTCTATTTGTGGAAGTATGATGTGGAAGAAGCTTTTTAA